In the genome of Desulfofarcimen acetoxidans DSM 771, one region contains:
- a CDS encoding GntR family transcriptional regulator, translating to MSRKRKWEEIADTMREQIISGKFKPGQDFPTNLELMKTFEVHAATIQQAVNALITEGLVISSGSSSNRRTVYKPPERSVRSAGFLTEVGSRGTQEILELKIIDTADEAPEDVSKHFSFPILKYKTRQYRDNIPVAISEAYLSNNIPLEKFKEELMDPAVELYSLMKKYGFNPTTCRESLVVSSPNLEEQELLRLPRLTFLPTVRITRLVYDSKGCLLEYCLLVDRADCYEFTYEFPLTVVK from the coding sequence ATGAGTAGAAAAAGAAAATGGGAAGAGATTGCGGATACAATGCGTGAGCAGATTATCTCAGGGAAATTCAAACCAGGCCAGGACTTTCCCACTAATCTTGAACTCATGAAAACATTTGAAGTTCACGCGGCTACTATTCAACAGGCCGTAAATGCACTAATTACAGAAGGACTGGTTATATCAAGCGGCAGCAGCAGCAACCGTCGTACAGTATATAAACCTCCGGAACGTTCTGTCCGAAGTGCCGGATTTCTTACAGAGGTCGGTAGCCGAGGTACCCAGGAAATCTTAGAGCTCAAAATAATTGATACTGCAGATGAGGCACCCGAAGATGTGAGTAAGCATTTTAGCTTTCCGATTCTTAAATATAAAACCAGGCAATATAGAGACAATATTCCGGTTGCTATCTCGGAAGCATATTTATCTAACAATATTCCTCTGGAAAAATTTAAAGAGGAACTCATGGATCCGGCTGTTGAACTTTACAGTCTTATGAAAAAGTATGGTTTTAATCCTACAACCTGCAGGGAATCGCTGGTGGTTTCTTCTCCTAATCTGGAAGAACAAGAATTATTGCGATTGCCGCGTCTTACTTTCTTACCGACGGTAAGGATAACAAGGCTCGTTTACGACTCGAAAGGTTGTTTACTTGAATACTGTCTACTTGTGGATCGGGCAGACTGCTATGAATTTACTTACGAATTTCCTTTAACGGTTGTTAAGTAA
- a CDS encoding creatininase family protein, whose translation MLTTNSKWPELTDVEFAILPVGSIEQHGWHLPLSTDSLIANGLATKLAGKFNKSYLLPLFPFTSSFEHSGFPGSVSLKVSTIAAVIEDILDSLEFSNIKKCVIVNGHQGNHFLRNVVQELNRFGPRVLLTPSKSAWDIAYQEAGISTTISKDMHAGEGETSLIMHLNPETINPSGVKDVDSPSRPLFEVLGMKRYTDTGAIGFPSRATEEKGVALLNILVKECEKVIMEFVENE comes from the coding sequence ATGTTAACTACAAATTCCAAGTGGCCTGAATTAACTGATGTTGAGTTTGCTATTCTCCCTGTAGGTTCAATAGAACAACACGGATGGCATCTGCCTCTATCCACTGACAGTCTTATAGCCAACGGGTTAGCAACAAAGCTGGCCGGTAAATTTAATAAATCTTACTTATTACCCTTATTCCCGTTTACTTCTTCTTTTGAGCATTCGGGGTTTCCCGGCTCTGTTTCACTAAAAGTCAGCACAATAGCTGCAGTTATTGAAGATATTCTGGATTCACTTGAATTCTCTAATATTAAAAAATGTGTGATTGTTAACGGCCACCAAGGCAATCATTTCCTGAGAAATGTTGTCCAAGAACTCAACCGTTTTGGTCCCAGGGTACTCCTGACACCTTCGAAATCGGCCTGGGATATTGCCTATCAAGAAGCAGGAATATCCACAACTATCAGTAAAGATATGCACGCTGGAGAAGGGGAAACTTCCTTGATAATGCATTTAAACCCGGAGACAATTAATCCTTCGGGTGTTAAAGATGTAGATTCTCCATCCAGACCACTGTTTGAAGTTCTCGGAATGAAAAGATATACGGATACCGGTGCTATAGGTTTTCCGTCCCGGGCAACTGAGGAAAAAGGAGTTGCTTTACTTAATATCCTTGTCAAAGAATGCGAAAAAGTTATTATGGAGTTTGTTGAAAATGAGTAG
- a CDS encoding IS630 family transposase yields MRKLHLNNPQNLTIEDLNKIKRETPYKLRCRVQAVILVMKGRQAKQIAEYLDISEQTIRKYVAYFNEGGVEKLLHVSKKPGRPPRLTNEQKEEVKEVLKKSPSEVGFSTHTTWNCKTLAAYIHDTYGIKYTSDGVWRMLLKMDFRYNRPTYVLAKADPEKQKAFQDELEELKKSH; encoded by the coding sequence ATGAGGAAATTGCATTTAAACAATCCACAAAATTTAACCATTGAGGATTTGAATAAGATAAAAAGAGAAACACCATATAAACTAAGATGCAGAGTTCAAGCTGTCATTCTTGTCATGAAAGGGAGACAAGCAAAGCAGATTGCCGAATATCTTGATATAAGTGAACAAACCATAAGAAAATACGTTGCTTACTTTAATGAAGGTGGAGTTGAAAAACTGCTTCATGTATCAAAAAAACCGGGAAGACCGCCAAGGCTAACCAATGAACAAAAAGAAGAGGTCAAAGAGGTACTGAAAAAATCACCATCAGAGGTTGGTTTTAGTACCCATACTACTTGGAATTGTAAAACCCTCGCTGCTTACATTCATGATACATACGGCATTAAATATACATCAGATGGTGTTTGGCGCATGCTTCTTAAGATGGATTTTCGTTATAATCGTCCCACTTATGTATTAGCCAAAGCTGATCCGGAAAAGCAAAAAGCTTTTCAAGATGAGCTGGAAGAGTTAAAAAAATCTCACTGA
- a CDS encoding IS630 family transposase — protein sequence MDASHIRDYQGLQRAWFPKGEQKKIKTYGHHAKVTLYGALNYYTGKVFCVNYDKINAEKFKDFLKKLVSHFLKDDISKIYIVLDNARVHHAKLLKDFLDEHKDHLFLKFLPPYSPNLNCIEELWKWLKNTAIYNRFHKNASEIQKSVDSFLEEIKCCSEDVKKRLCV from the coding sequence GTGGATGCATCTCACATTAGGGACTATCAAGGTTTACAACGAGCATGGTTCCCAAAAGGTGAGCAAAAAAAGATTAAGACCTATGGACACCATGCAAAAGTTACATTATACGGTGCTTTAAACTACTATACGGGTAAAGTTTTTTGTGTAAATTATGACAAAATCAATGCAGAAAAATTCAAAGATTTTCTTAAAAAATTGGTATCACATTTTTTAAAAGATGACATTTCTAAAATTTACATTGTTCTTGATAATGCAAGAGTTCATCATGCAAAATTACTTAAAGACTTTTTAGACGAGCATAAGGATCATCTGTTTTTGAAATTTCTTCCACCCTACTCACCCAATCTGAATTGCATAGAAGAGTTATGGAAATGGTTAAAAAATACAGCTATTTATAATCGCTTTCATAAAAATGCTTCAGAAATTCAAAAATCTGTTGACTCGTTTTTAGAGGAAATCAAATGCTGTTCGGAAGATGTGAAAAAGAGACTTTGCGTTTAA
- a CDS encoding helix-turn-helix domain-containing protein, with protein MQFYTVSEVAKILRVRKTLVYEMVYSGRIKAIQLSKRRIRIAESSISEFIEKESCRNSGDSISA; from the coding sequence ATGCAATTTTATACTGTATCTGAAGTAGCTAAAATTCTTCGTGTAAGAAAAACATTAGTCTATGAAATGGTATATTCAGGCCGCATTAAAGCAATTCAGTTATCTAAGAGGCGTATTAGGATAGCAGAAAGTTCAATTTCTGAATTTATAGAAAAAGAATCGTGTAGGAATTCAGGGGATTCTATTTCTGCCTAA
- a CDS encoding site-specific integrase: MQWQDVNFENGTITIKRAVDCRHRRIKETKTIGSVRTLILDSETLGLLKEYKKEEDSKHESLQKDDTLIFHSSDGRPLREGAIRNTMNRVLKKAGLDHIRVHDLRHTAGSILLDEGVPLTTVSAFLGHSTPATTASVYAHALRKGESIAKFLDADKTADK; the protein is encoded by the coding sequence TTGCAATGGCAGGATGTAAATTTTGAAAATGGAACTATCACAATTAAACGTGCAGTTGATTGCCGGCATAGGCGTATTAAAGAAACAAAAACAATTGGAAGTGTTCGCACGTTAATACTGGATTCAGAGACATTGGGTTTGTTAAAAGAATATAAAAAAGAAGAAGATAGTAAGCATGAGAGTTTACAGAAAGATGATACGTTGATATTCCATTCTTCCGATGGTAGACCTTTACGTGAAGGGGCAATTCGTAATACAATGAACAGGGTACTGAAAAAAGCCGGACTAGATCATATTCGAGTCCATGATCTGAGACATACGGCAGGTTCTATTCTATTAGATGAAGGAGTTCCGCTTACAACAGTATCTGCTTTTTTAGGTCACAGTACCCCGGCTACTACTGCTTCTGTATATGCTCATGCTCTTAGAAAAGGAGAAAGTATAGCCAAATTTTTAGATGCAGACAAAACGGCAGACAAGTAA
- a CDS encoding helix-turn-helix domain-containing protein, translating into MNAVLGARIRALRESKGFTQEQVAEKMSCTRQKYARIEKGLIDTSYASITAIAQILGIKTEEITSSVDNTDQKQPMFRENGATIQEDKFIFINDMIDTFYAHRKLYKSVRQVNVDE; encoded by the coding sequence ATGAACGCGGTTTTAGGAGCAAGAATTAGAGCCTTGCGGGAATCCAAGGGATTTACACAAGAGCAGGTTGCTGAAAAAATGAGTTGTACAAGACAGAAGTATGCTAGGATTGAGAAAGGTTTAATAGATACCTCATATGCTAGTATTACAGCTATTGCTCAGATTCTAGGGATTAAAACAGAAGAGATAACTTCTTCGGTAGACAATACTGATCAAAAACAACCGATGTTCAGAGAAAATGGCGCTACTATTCAAGAAGATAAATTCATATTCATTAATGATATGATTGACACATTTTACGCCCATCGAAAGCTATATAAGAGTGTAAGGCAGGTCAATGTGGATGAATAA
- a CDS encoding ImmA/IrrE family metallo-endopeptidase: MNKNRQLAIEKIANNVRAECKAADYGFYNIFEATEKIGYRVVRYPIGSDAFLGFALIKDAERIIFSNSSLILSREIFTVAHELGHQKLHLSEQGLTIIKDNDFDDRDEYEVEANYFAACLLMPREQVDKFIRHELKDKSIAKLSGMDIARIQTAFYVSYDMALIRLKALGKLDNTHLDWLKLEKLENTATRLLSAINANIDLCRSTEAKKVPAEYLEWVISNYNEKLIPIKSLETALKYVDLEVADIEFLTEVEGAEDESFDDLLRRMD; the protein is encoded by the coding sequence ATGAATAAAAATAGACAGCTTGCTATTGAAAAAATTGCTAATAATGTCAGAGCTGAATGTAAGGCTGCAGATTATGGTTTTTATAACATATTTGAGGCGACTGAAAAAATAGGGTACCGGGTTGTCAGGTATCCTATTGGCAGTGATGCCTTTTTAGGGTTTGCTTTGATAAAGGATGCCGAAAGGATTATTTTTTCAAATTCTTCACTAATATTGTCAAGAGAAATTTTTACTGTTGCTCACGAACTTGGGCATCAGAAATTACATCTATCAGAACAGGGGTTAACCATAATCAAGGATAATGATTTTGATGATAGAGATGAATATGAGGTTGAGGCGAATTATTTTGCGGCATGTTTGTTAATGCCTAGGGAGCAAGTGGATAAATTTATTAGACATGAATTAAAGGATAAGAGTATAGCCAAGCTGAGTGGAATGGACATTGCAAGAATACAAACAGCTTTTTATGTTAGTTATGATATGGCACTTATTAGGTTAAAAGCGTTAGGAAAACTAGATAACACCCATTTGGATTGGTTAAAATTAGAAAAGCTTGAGAATACCGCAACAAGACTATTAAGTGCTATTAATGCGAACATTGACCTGTGTAGGTCAACAGAGGCAAAGAAGGTACCGGCTGAGTATTTGGAATGGGTCATTTCAAATTACAATGAAAAACTAATACCGATTAAGAGTCTTGAAACAGCTTTAAAATATGTAGATTTAGAAGTAGCCGATATAGAATTTTTAACAGAAGTGGAAGGAGCGGAAGATGAAAGCTTCGATGATTTGCTTAGGAGGATGGATTAA
- a CDS encoding TOTE conflict system archaeo-eukaryotic primase domain-containing protein, with protein sequence MNFEELLKKYQAVLVENNNLKIEINNLKAQLGIVEQHYVTDKVYKQKSIAKVLKQEPVNKVLLSGMNIYATPIEKIKLFMSLFKGREDVYAKRWESKKKVKNGYSPVCLNEWKSGVCSKPKIKCDHCIKKAYAALDEKVIEEHLKGNIVVGIYPLCLDETCYFLAIDFDDEGWQKDISVLREVCMEYNIPVAVERSCSGNGAHAWFFFENKISAVLARKLGTALLTYSMSKRHEITFESYDRFFPSQDTLPKGGLGNLIALPLQKAARKYNNSVFIDENLEPYADQWGFLAAIKKLSEYDIEMLISKLYHGNELGVLKKDDEDDQKPWETAEIKLTKNDFPADLKVVKANMLFIEKSGISQRALNYIKRLAAFKNPEFYKAQAMRMSTFKKPRIISCADEVGKYLCLPRGCEVDLIAVLKELEIAASWIDNTNCGRNIDVEFNGSLRDEQLLAINELLKYDNGVLSGTTAFGKTVVSIKLIAERKVNTLILVDRVSLVSQWKNKLAEFLSINELLPEMNQTKKRGRKKAESFIGQIGAGKDSLGGIIDIAVMQSLNRMGEVKDCVKNYGMVIVDECHHISAFSFEKILKNTNAKYVYGLTATPTRKDGHHPIIFMQCGPIRYRDNAKKQAEKRPFEHFIIPRFTPLRVPLDKNERDVSIQELYSEIVVNEMRNQLIVDDVVRSFENNRNCIVLTQRTAHVELLAKKLSERIPNVISLTGGMGRKHTREILTKIAETPTDKQLILIATGKYIGEGFDEPRLDTLFLAMPISWKGTLQQYAGRLHRLYENKNEVQIYDYVDIHVRMLEKMYHKRLTGYASIGYKAKGESIAADSIDIIFDKSDFLPVFSNDLVNAGREILIVSPFVTKRRTLQMLQYLDAALRKKIRVIVVTRPVEDSRNKDKSALKNVLDSMKSAGISLILKSDIHQKFAVVDQRIVWYGSINLLSFGSAEESIMRLDSPNISHGLLRRLEI encoded by the coding sequence ATGAATTTTGAAGAGTTGCTTAAAAAGTATCAAGCAGTACTTGTTGAAAACAATAATTTGAAGATAGAAATAAATAATTTAAAGGCACAACTAGGCATTGTAGAACAGCACTATGTTACAGATAAAGTTTATAAACAAAAATCAATAGCAAAAGTATTAAAACAGGAACCTGTAAATAAAGTTTTACTCTCGGGTATGAACATCTATGCTACCCCTATTGAAAAAATTAAACTATTTATGTCATTATTTAAAGGCCGAGAGGATGTTTATGCAAAAAGATGGGAGAGTAAAAAGAAGGTTAAGAACGGGTACTCACCTGTATGTCTAAACGAATGGAAATCTGGAGTATGCAGTAAACCAAAGATAAAATGCGATCATTGTATCAAAAAGGCTTATGCTGCTTTAGATGAAAAGGTTATTGAAGAACATTTAAAAGGGAATATTGTTGTTGGAATATACCCCCTATGCCTTGATGAAACATGTTACTTCTTAGCTATTGATTTTGATGATGAAGGCTGGCAAAAGGATATTTCTGTGCTTAGAGAAGTATGTATGGAATATAATATTCCTGTTGCCGTTGAGCGTTCATGTTCCGGCAATGGAGCCCATGCCTGGTTTTTCTTTGAAAATAAGATATCAGCGGTTTTAGCCAGAAAATTGGGGACAGCTTTACTTACCTATTCAATGAGTAAAAGACACGAAATAACTTTTGAATCTTATGACAGGTTTTTTCCTAGTCAGGACACCTTGCCAAAAGGCGGCTTAGGAAATTTAATTGCACTACCGCTTCAAAAGGCAGCAAGGAAGTATAATAATAGTGTTTTTATTGATGAAAATCTTGAACCCTATGCTGACCAATGGGGATTTTTAGCTGCAATTAAAAAACTTTCTGAATATGATATTGAAATGCTTATTTCAAAACTTTATCATGGGAACGAATTAGGAGTATTGAAGAAAGATGATGAGGACGATCAAAAGCCATGGGAAACAGCTGAAATTAAGTTAACAAAAAATGATTTTCCTGCAGATCTAAAAGTTGTAAAAGCTAATATGCTTTTCATTGAGAAATCGGGCATTTCTCAAAGGGCTTTAAATTATATAAAACGTTTGGCTGCTTTCAAAAATCCAGAGTTCTACAAAGCCCAGGCTATGCGCATGTCGACTTTTAAAAAGCCTAGGATTATCTCATGCGCTGATGAAGTTGGGAAATACTTATGCTTGCCTAGAGGATGTGAAGTTGACTTAATAGCAGTGCTTAAAGAGCTTGAGATAGCTGCCAGTTGGATAGACAATACCAATTGCGGGAGAAATATTGATGTGGAATTCAATGGTAGCCTCAGGGATGAACAGCTCTTAGCTATCAATGAATTGCTGAAATATGATAACGGAGTACTCTCCGGGACAACAGCCTTTGGAAAAACTGTTGTGTCTATAAAGCTAATTGCCGAAAGAAAAGTTAATACACTTATTTTGGTAGATAGAGTTAGTTTAGTTTCACAATGGAAAAATAAATTAGCCGAGTTTTTGAGTATTAATGAATTATTGCCGGAAATGAATCAGACGAAAAAACGGGGAAGAAAAAAGGCTGAAAGTTTTATCGGGCAAATTGGAGCAGGAAAGGACAGTTTAGGTGGAATTATTGACATAGCTGTAATGCAATCTTTAAATAGAATGGGTGAAGTAAAGGATTGCGTTAAAAATTATGGCATGGTCATTGTTGATGAATGTCATCATATTTCGGCATTTAGCTTTGAGAAGATACTAAAAAATACGAATGCAAAATATGTTTATGGGTTGACTGCAACGCCTACAAGGAAGGATGGGCACCATCCGATTATATTTATGCAATGCGGTCCTATACGGTACAGGGATAATGCAAAGAAGCAAGCAGAAAAAAGACCATTTGAGCATTTTATCATACCAAGATTCACGCCTTTAAGAGTGCCATTAGATAAAAATGAACGGGACGTATCGATTCAAGAGCTATATTCCGAAATTGTAGTTAATGAAATGAGGAATCAGCTAATTGTAGATGATGTAGTCAGAAGTTTTGAAAACAATAGAAACTGTATTGTCTTAACTCAAAGAACTGCTCATGTCGAATTGCTGGCGAAGAAACTAAGCGAGAGAATTCCTAACGTGATATCTTTAACGGGCGGCATGGGTAGAAAGCATACAAGAGAGATATTAACAAAAATAGCTGAAACTCCTACAGATAAGCAGTTAATATTGATTGCCACTGGAAAATACATTGGGGAGGGTTTTGACGAGCCCCGTCTTGATACCTTATTTTTAGCTATGCCAATATCATGGAAAGGCACTTTACAGCAATACGCAGGGAGGTTGCATAGATTATATGAAAACAAAAATGAGGTTCAAATATATGATTATGTGGATATCCATGTGAGGATGCTGGAGAAAATGTACCATAAAAGGCTTACGGGATATGCATCAATTGGGTATAAAGCAAAAGGGGAAAGTATTGCAGCGGATTCGATTGATATTATTTTTGATAAGAGCGACTTTTTGCCGGTATTTAGTAATGATCTAGTAAATGCGGGAAGAGAGATTTTGATAGTTAGCCCATTTGTTACGAAGAGGCGCACTTTACAAATGCTACAATACCTAGATGCTGCATTGCGAAAAAAGATCAGAGTAATCGTTGTGACTAGACCGGTTGAAGATTCTAGAAATAAGGATAAGAGTGCTTTGAAAAACGTCTTGGATTCAATGAAAAGCGCCGGTATCAGTTTAATTTTAAAATCGGACATACATCAAAAATTTGCAGTTGTGGACCAAAGAATTGTATGGTATGGAAGCATCAACCTTTTGAGCTTTGGTAGTGCTGAAGAAAGTATTATGCGGCTTGACAGTCCCAATATTTCCCATGGACTTTTAAGGAGACTAGAAATTTAA
- a CDS encoding TIGR00725 family protein: protein MVIRKIIVGVMGGGMASPSDYKIAYNLGGLIAKEGWVLLNGGRPTGIMDASAKGAKDKGGLTVGILPAYDSHQASCYIDIPIVTGMGDGRNYINVLSSDIVVALPGKAGTISEIALALKNRKKVILVNFDTGVLFEDYSKEGLLKDARDEDEVINIIKEEFVLKQ, encoded by the coding sequence ATGGTCATCCGAAAGATAATCGTTGGGGTGATGGGGGGAGGTATGGCTTCTCCTTCTGATTATAAAATAGCTTACAATTTAGGGGGGCTAATCGCCAAAGAAGGATGGGTTTTACTGAACGGAGGAAGACCTACCGGAATTATGGATGCATCAGCAAAGGGTGCTAAAGATAAGGGCGGTCTGACGGTGGGAATACTGCCGGCTTACGATTCACATCAGGCTTCATGTTATATTGATATACCCATTGTTACTGGTATGGGGGACGGCAGGAACTATATTAATGTGCTTTCCAGTGATATTGTGGTGGCACTTCCCGGAAAGGCAGGAACAATTTCAGAAATTGCTCTGGCTCTAAAAAACCGTAAAAAAGTAATTCTAGTGAATTTTGATACAGGTGTGCTTTTTGAAGATTATAGCAAAGAGGGACTTTTAAAGGATGCCCGGGATGAAGATGAGGTAATCAACATTATAAAAGAGGAATTTGTATTGAAACAATAA
- a CDS encoding ATP-binding protein, whose protein sequence is MLTEELMELIEELKLGKVETQKVECKEARVDIPRSLVESLSAFSNATGGGIVLLGVGDAPTFPILGVNNIDRLQSAVTNMCAQELEPPIRPQFSLHNISGRILLVIEVPEAGTPEKPVYIKARGIYHGSFMRQADGDHQLTEYEVLKLIENRGQPRHDMEFIDETSEADLEQESIDAFIARVRERAQGPIGDADKNTILRSTRVLAERDGRLTPTVAGLLMFGKMPQFIFPNLRVVFLVYPNSDPNQPGPNGERYLVNEPVEGNITTILQRLILLLGRHLQKRTVITGSIERDELWEYPREALREALANALLHRDYSPQARGSQIQVSLFPDRLTISNPGGLFGTVTLDNIDQPDVQQARNSALMRIAEDSGIVENRGGGVGAIIAAMRKYNLSPPLFKNTLSRFNLTFKNHHLLGSEALKWLDSININKLNSNQRLALVYAHKEGRIANRDYQRLCGVDTVIATRELGDMVQVGALNMSGTRRWAYYELSPQLSGLEEDIKFKGLPADSKKIWKYVRDNQPVARKEIIKALKGIFTENQIDYRLEKLVENNLIVATNLKEKASNRKYIIK, encoded by the coding sequence ATGTTAACGGAAGAATTAATGGAGCTAATTGAAGAATTAAAGTTAGGCAAGGTAGAAACACAGAAAGTGGAGTGTAAAGAAGCCCGAGTTGACATACCTCGTAGTCTGGTGGAGTCACTTTCGGCATTTAGTAACGCAACCGGTGGAGGAATTGTCTTATTGGGTGTGGGTGATGCGCCAACCTTTCCTATCTTGGGAGTTAATAATATTGATCGGTTACAGTCAGCGGTTACAAATATGTGTGCCCAGGAGCTTGAGCCACCGATACGTCCACAATTTTCTCTTCATAATATTAGCGGTAGAATACTTTTGGTAATTGAAGTGCCGGAAGCAGGAACCCCTGAGAAACCTGTTTACATAAAAGCCCGTGGTATTTATCATGGTTCTTTCATGCGTCAGGCAGATGGTGATCATCAATTGACAGAGTATGAAGTGCTTAAGTTGATAGAAAACAGGGGGCAGCCAAGACATGATATGGAGTTTATTGATGAAACTAGCGAAGCGGATTTAGAGCAGGAGTCAATAGATGCATTTATTGCTCGTGTTAGAGAGCGGGCACAGGGGCCTATTGGTGATGCAGATAAAAATACTATATTAAGATCTACGCGCGTTCTCGCTGAAAGAGATGGAAGGCTAACGCCAACAGTTGCCGGTCTCCTAATGTTCGGTAAAATGCCACAATTCATTTTTCCAAATTTACGTGTAGTTTTTTTAGTCTATCCTAATAGTGACCCTAATCAACCCGGTCCCAATGGAGAACGATATCTGGTTAATGAGCCGGTTGAGGGTAATATTACGACAATATTGCAAAGGCTGATTCTCTTATTAGGCAGACACTTGCAAAAAAGGACCGTAATTACAGGATCTATAGAACGTGATGAACTATGGGAGTATCCCAGGGAGGCATTACGTGAGGCTCTGGCTAATGCACTTTTACACCGTGACTATTCTCCTCAAGCAAGGGGAAGCCAAATTCAAGTATCCCTCTTTCCAGATCGACTTACTATCTCAAACCCAGGTGGTTTATTTGGAACGGTAACTTTAGATAATATTGACCAACCCGATGTTCAGCAGGCCCGTAACTCAGCTTTAATGCGTATCGCTGAAGATTCGGGGATTGTGGAGAACAGGGGCGGGGGGGTCGGGGCAATAATTGCAGCAATGCGCAAATATAACCTGTCTCCGCCGCTATTTAAAAATACATTGAGTCGGTTTAACTTAACTTTTAAAAACCATCATTTGCTCGGATCTGAGGCTTTGAAATGGCTTGATAGCATTAATATTAATAAATTAAATAGTAACCAGAGATTAGCACTGGTGTATGCACATAAAGAAGGCCGTATTGCAAACAGGGATTATCAGCGGTTATGTGGTGTTGATACAGTTATTGCTACGCGTGAGCTTGGAGATATGGTTCAAGTTGGTGCTCTTAATATGTCGGGAACACGTCGTTGGGCGTATTATGAGCTGTCTCCGCAGTTGTCAGGCTTAGAGGAAGATATTAAATTTAAGGGTTTACCCGCAGATTCTAAAAAAATATGGAAATATGTAAGAGATAATCAACCGGTAGCGAGAAAAGAAATTATTAAAGCATTAAAAGGTATTTTTACAGAAAATCAAATTGATTATAGGTTAGAAAAATTGGTAGAGAATAATCTAATAGTTGCTACAAACCTTAAGGAAAAGGCCAGCAATAGAAAATACATAATTAAATAA
- a CDS encoding tyrosine-type recombinase/integrase — protein MRVHDLRYTAGSILFDEGVPLTTVSAFLGHSTPATTASVYAHALRKGESIAEFLDADKTADK, from the coding sequence ATTCGAGTCCATGATCTGAGATATACGGCAGGTTCAATTCTATTTGATGAAGGAGTTCCGCTTACAACAGTATCTGCTTTTTTAGGTCACAGTACCCCGGCAACTACTGCTTCTGTATATGCTCATGCTCTTAGAAAAGGCGAGAGTATAGCTGAATTTTTAGATGCAGACAAAACGGCAGACAAGTAA